CTTTCTTAGACACGCCATATTCTGGCTAAAGCAATACATCGCAGAACTTTGATGATCTGATCTAGAAAAGGGTTAAAAACAATTGTCTATTAAGATGCAGAATGTGAGAGAAGATCTGGGAGCATAAATGAGAGTAGAACTTCAACAAGAAACTAAGATGTATTTGACTTAAACGAGTTACATTTTCCTACCCCTCCTAGACCTTTTTCTTCACTTGTCCTTCTAATTCAAGATCTTAGAGGTTTTAATGTAATGCGAGTTTTGTGTAATTACGTTTTATGACATGTAATTTTATTGTGGTTTATTGTgaattatcattataaaatcagaaaatcagACTTAACAggtgaattttaaattttttttaacttaactcCAATATTCAATGATATAATTGACTTGACATGTTAAAACTTCAAAGACAACTCATATTACTAGTAAAagtatattttagtttttttttaaaaaataaatttaaaataatatttttttaatattgaaacaatAATGTATTAAATTGATCCAAATTTATATCTTAAGTCATAAAACTTGTGACCGGTGAACTCtaataagtttaaaatatttattttttaaaattattttttatttaatgatataataataaaaatagatatttatataaataaatattgattaaatataaagagatacaataattttatgaaacgaaaaccaaaataaattgtgagatattgaatattaaaattgaaagaaaaattttaaaaagtaaaatacaaagaagactttaaaaaaaaagaggtgctTCATGTAACAGTGATGCATCGTGAAGCCCAGCACTCCCCCCCCCCTTCATATAACAGTGATGCACCATGAAGCAAATCACTAATACGTGAAGCCCAGCCTACATAATAAAGAATATTGGATCTATAAAGCTCACAGCACTCCCGCCTTACCACTTTGTGTGTccgtatatatgtgtgtgtgtgtgtgtgttctctGTTCTTGCCAGCCAAACCCTAGCAGTAGCAGCAAAACAAACCCTCAATCACTCCGCCTCCATCAATGAGAAAGCTAAAGAAAACAGCCTCCGTGGGTTCGAAAAGGAGAACAACAAAACCACCAGGAAGTAGTAGTGTGGCTGAGCTGCCCAATGCTTTGATAATAGACATCCTGTCAAGATTGCCCATCAAGCCCCTCCTCAACTGTAAGTCTGTCTGCAAAACTTGGCTTCATTTAATGTCAGACCCTTTTTTTGTCAGGCTCCATCTGGAAAGATCACCCACTACTCTCTTGATTCAGAAGACACCCTTTGAACGTAAAGAAAGTACAGAGATGTTACTTGTTGAGATAGTTGAAGAAGACATCAGTAAgcctttttatattgaaatcatCAGGTTGTTTCCCACCAAAAACTTTCCTGATACTGATGTTAGAATTTTAAATTCTTGCAATGGGTTGCTTTGCTTGTATTCTGGAGACAAATCTGGTATGATGGTTCATGTTTGTAATCCAGTGTTAGGGGAGTACATAGATATCCCAGTAGTTAATACTGTCAAAAAATTTGACCATCACCTTGCTTTTGGATTCAGTTCGGTGAGTAATCAATACAAAGTGCTACAGACATTTTATCCTGAGAAAGACAAAACTGCTGCTCCATGTCTGGCAGAAATATACACGGTGGGTACTGGACAATGGAGAAGCATTGGAAATGCTCCTTACAGACTTCAATCTCTGGACGCCAATGCTTTTTTGCATGATTCAATTCATTGGATTGAATATAGATCTAACAGTATCGGGTTTGTTTCTGCCTTTGATTTTGTGTCGGAGCAGTTTAAGCTGGTGCCCTTACCTCCTGCGTCTCAAATACATGATGGCATGGGGAGGTGCTATCCTTCATCTGTCGGAGTTATAAAAGGTTGCCTATTCATGACTAATGGTGTGTGTATTGAAAATGAGAAATTTGAGATATGGGTCATGGAAGAGTATGGCATCAAGGAGTCTTGGACCAAAAAGTTTGTGCTTTCAAACTTAGAAGTACAACATTATGTCTCTTACCAGCCCTTATATTTCTTGAGCTCTGGGGAAATCTTGTTATGTGAAGATGATGAAAGTATCGGCGTTTATGTCCCAAAATTGAAGAGAATTCATGAGGATAAATTCTATAAGGGAAAAGACTGCTTTCTTGTGACCGCCCACAACCCGAGTTTTGTGTCACTCCAAGATGTTGCGAAAGGAGAAGAACTTACGGTGTTAAGGTAATAATAAGTGATCTAGACATGGTACTGGTCCCATCTTCTTGTCTGTTATAACCTCCATTGTAAATGATATGTTGAGGCACTGCAAACAAGTTTTGATGGTTTCCTTATGACTTTCTGCATATCTTTCATTACTCCTTGCCATAATCGAAATGTGATTTAAAGCTCGTCAAACTATTCTGATTAACTATGACAATGTGCATTGCAGGAAATCTTTAAACAGCGCAGCAGCAGCCATTGCTGACAATCAAAATGTTCGTGTGGATAGTTGCCCTTAGTTGAGTAATGTAGTTCTGGCATAACATAGGTGAGCTAGTATGTCTACATGTTGTAGCGGTCGTGCTCCTTTCTCAAATCATCTCCTCAAAGTTCTATCTGAGTTTCTATCCTTGATGGATTGTCTGTATTTACTGCCATCATTTGCTTTCTTGAATTGCAAACTAAAGACCATGAAACATTTCTGAGCAGGACCTAGCCGGGCTGATTGAGATTTTGCAGGCACAGCTTCTCTGGAAAACGGGTAATGGGGGCGTGCTAATTTTGGTTTCTTGAAGCGGGATAAAGTATGAGTAGGAACTGTAAGATGCATTCCCAGTGATCAAGAACTATAAGATGTCTTAATTAAATGAAGGTTAGTTTTGGTTTATAGCCAGCTAGTGATCAAGAACACTATAAGATGCATTGCTTTTGATATGACTGTCGATTGAGCTATGCTCCTCGGGTCTACCtcgaattttgtattttatgcaTCTGAATTAGTTTGTCGGACTTTGACAATGATAAATGTGTTTACCATGGCAGGAACTAGATATATTATCCAGCTAAATATCTGTTGGTTTCTCGTATCCTTTTCAAGCACAAAAGAGATGCCAATTGATTAACAACTTTTATGGTCTATTGAACTATAACTATAGAATTTAATCATCAACTTTTATAGTCTTGAAAAATTCTTAGGTAGACATGGTTTGCCATGTCAATCAAAACAAGACAAGTAAACAAGACACAATGACATCCTTTGacagagtgtgtgtgtgtgttgagaATTATGAATCTTTTTAATGGCTtctgatttctttttctatttcaagCATAGCAATATGCCAGTTAAGTTACAGCTTTTGGGTTTATTGACTTAACACTACATGtctgtgaaaaaaagaaaactaaaactctAATTTTGGATGAATCTTGCAGGAATgatgttttttgattttgaaCCGTGGTTTGAAACACGAACTCTTGTCGCATGTGTTcggaagttttaaaaaaatttggaattatttttggtttaaacatgttatatatatatatatatttatatcgttttgatagattaatattaaaaataatttttaaaaaataaaaaattaattttaatatatattttaaaaaaaatactttgtataattttaaattagcaTGTAATGTAAAGATAAACAGGTGAAGACTCGGATTTGagttgagttttttaaaaagtgaatcaAATTCCAGTTGGAAGAATTAGAGattttgttttgcaaaattataaataaaaatttaccaaTTTGTAACCTGTTAATTGTAATAAATACCACCTccattttttcataatattgtgGTGATGATGCCAAAAGTAAAACATTAATAAAGGTGCAATATTAAGTACCCTAATCCAACTTTGAAGaaggaaaacagagagaaagttttgaataattttgatttattgatattaaaaatatattttaatatattttttgctttttcatataattaaataatattttttatttttaaaaatttatttttaacattaataattcaaaaaaaaaaaaaaaactaaaaaatttattttaaaaaaagaaaaatacagcacagcagtaaaaaaaacattattatacaTTGCGTAACATGCTTTCTTTGACCGTGACGATAACATATTTGACAGTCACAATCGTGGGTCCTGAAAGCTGACGTGTCAAGATTTGTTAGGTGTATTGGACGTGTTCGTCGACAGAAACGCAGGTCCCTTTACATCAACCGTATCTTCTAAAATGACGAAAAGCCCTATTTTATTAGAGTTGTATTATTAGAGTAAATTCTAAATCagtaattttagtttttcaaaatgaatcaAATAGTCCCCATGATtctaaacataaataattaatcccTTAACCGGTGCTCatcatgtttaaattaatttattttttgttccaaaaggccttcttttctttttcatctttccATATCAttatattggtttttaatttttctatttttaaaaacaaaaaacaaaataaatttaaaaagactaTGAAATGGgtgaaaataatcaaattacaaataaatttaaaaattaattaattattcttaagACTAGGGAGACTAttagtgattaattaattattcttaagACTAGGGAGactatttaatttgtttataagaCTATAGGGACTGATATATAATTTACTCAGCAAGAACAAAAGGGCATTAAAgtcaaaaggaaaaaagttaaaatataccGTTGAAAGCCGAAACAGAGGAAGAGAAGGTATAAAATGAAGAAAGTGAAGACTTGATGAGAATtaaagagatttgttttttttttgggtacgAAAGATGATAGAATGGGTAAAGCAGCTGAACAAGGCATTTGGGGCTTCATTTTTATGGCTTATTTGCTTGATTTACTTCACTCaggtttctttttctctcttttttcccacTTTGATTtgatgatctttctctttttgccTGCTTTGATGATTGTTGGATCAAATTTGATGAACTCTATAGGAAGTTGATCTGTTGGGGTTTTTGAAATtcagttgttttattttttgagaaaaagaaagaggagatgTCAGAGTTTgtaactttgttgtttttagtttctgggtttttgttgatttgttgatttttgaatattCGAGGGGTTTTGGAAATCCAGATGGAACTGATGTTCTTAAGAAATTTCTtgtcctattttattttttgagaatgTTGTAGCTTGCATGGACTTCTGAACTTCGCCTTTCTTGCTTTTAAGAGCAAcatttctcctggtttttgctcttaaagaaaagaaaacataaattaaggtaATGGGAATTTGGCTCTTTGGTTTGTGCCTCTTGCAtgtgaagggtttttttttttggaagataaATAAGTACTTCTAACATGTTACTGAAAATTTCTAAATTGTCCAAAGTCTTTGTATACCAATTGGATGATCTACTCTTGCATAATATGTGGTGTTCTATTAAAATGTTATGACCTAGTTCCTCTGGGGTCTTGTCAGGATTTTGCAAGTAATCTTCAAGTTGctgatgtttttattattgaacaATTTGGTGTCCTACTTAACAACGGTGTTTCTATAACATGTGAGTGTAGGGTTTTAGATCCTTTGTATGGACAGCAGTTTCCTATCAGCTAAAAGACAATCTTAAGCTGTCACCATCAGCCTCACAATTCGTGTCTTCAATAGCATTTTTCCCGTGGAGCATAAAGCCATTATACGggtatgtttctttcttctgttcAATTTCTTGATGGGCCTATGGAGCAACTTAAAGAATGAAGGCAGATAAGaaaattttttgtgttgaaatgcTCTAGTTTATAGTGAAAGAATCTGCTGTGTTGTAGGACATTGGTAATTTCCCAACGAAGTAGCAGTTTTGGAAACTTCTTTATATTGCCTTTTTGAAAATCCGTAATAGTATATGAAACCCAAAACAGGGATTGTATATGCATTACAAATTACAATGTAGTACTTATCTGGCATTTTCTTTATTGATGGAAATTGAAGAATAGTGTCCTTTTTGTTATACATAATTTTTGTGTATGTTTTTGGAAACTTAACTTGCATCCTGGTTGCAGAATTTTGTCTGATTGCATCCCgataaaaggaaggaaaaggatACCATACCTAGTAATTGCAACTCTTCTCTCTCTACTTCCCTGGCCTATGCTAGGCATACATTCCAACTTGAGGAGTTCCCAATGGCATCTCACAGTCCTATTGACAGTGCATAACCTGGGCTCTGCCATGGCAGATGTTGTGGTTGATGCAATGATTGCTGAGGCAGTAAGATCTGAGAGGTTTGTGTGTGCTGTCTTTTAAAGCAAATCTAAGCACATTTTCACTAATTTGGTATTTGAgtctttcatcatttttttgtaCACACAATTTAGCTACAAACCCCTCGTCGTATTTTGTTGGTGGTTGACAAAGCAGGAAGCAATTGGCATGCAACCTAACTATCTATTCGTGTTAACTTgggattttattattgaaaatgtgGATGAGTGGGAGGCTTTCCCTGTCAATTATTATATGGGCATACCTTTCCATATGCCCAAGAAATCTGGATGTTCTCCCATTATGTTGTTGGATTGTTCTCTCAAATAggcaatttagttaaaaaaaatttagaatgtgAAAGCTTACCTGTACCATTGAACAGGGCATCATTTTCTGGAGATCTGCAGTCCATATCTTGGTTGTCAATGGCAGTGGGTGGAATTTGGGGCAGTTTGTTAGGAGGACATGCATTGACCAACTTACAAATAGACAagattttcctccttttttctgTACTGCCAGCCATACAGTTGTTATCATGTGGTTTGGTTGGGGAGAATTCTGCAGCCAGTAA
This is a stretch of genomic DNA from Populus alba chromosome 11, ASM523922v2, whole genome shotgun sequence. It encodes these proteins:
- the LOC118047424 gene encoding F-box protein At3g07870 isoform X1 encodes the protein MRKLKKTASVGSKRRTTKPPGSSSVAELPNALIIDILSRLPIKPLLNCKSVCKTWLHLMSDPFFVRLHLERSPTTLLIQKTPFERKESTEMLLVEIVEEDISKPFYIEIIRLFPTKNFPDTDVRILNSCNGLLCLYSGDKSGMMVHVCNPVLGEYIDIPVVNTVKKFDHHLAFGFSSVSNQYKVLQTFYPEKDKTAAPCLAEIYTVGTGQWRSIGNAPYRLQSLDANAFLHDSIHWIEYRSNSIGFVSAFDFVSEQFKLVPLPPASQIHDGMGRCYPSSVGVIKGCLFMTNGVCIENEKFEIWVMEEYGIKESWTKKFVLSNLEVQHYVSYQPLYFLSSGEILLCEDDESIGVYVPKLKRIHEDKFYKGKDCFLVTAHNPSFVSLQDVAKGEELTVLRKSLNSAAAAIADNQNVRVDSCP
- the LOC118047424 gene encoding uncharacterized protein isoform X4, translated to MRKLKKTASVGSKRRTTKPPGSSSVAELPNALIIDILSRLPIKPLLNCKSVCKTWLHLMSDPFFVRLHLERSPTTLLIQKTPFERKESTEMLLVEIVEEDISKPFYIEIISSVSNQYKVLQTFYPEKDKTAAPCLAEIYTFKLVPLPPASQIHDGMGRCYPSSVGVIKGCLFMTNGVCIENEKFEIWVMEEYGIKESWTKKFVLSNLEVQHYVSYQPLYFLSSGEILLCEDDESIGVYVPKLKRIHEDKFYKGKDCFLVTAHNPSFVSLQDVAKGEELTVLRKSLNSAAAAIADNQNVRVDSCP
- the LOC118047424 gene encoding F-box protein At3g07870 isoform X2; this translates as MRKLKKTASVGSKRRTTKPPGSSSVAELPNALIIDILSRLPIKPLLNCKSVCKTWLHLMSDPFFVRLHLERSPTTLLIQKTPFERKESTEMLLVEIVEEDISKPFYIEIIRLFPTKNFPDTDVRILNSCNGLLCLYSGDKSGMMVHVCNPVLGEYIDIPVVNTVKKFDHHLAFGFSSVSNQYKVLQTFYPEKDKTAAPCLAEIYTFKLVPLPPASQIHDGMGRCYPSSVGVIKGCLFMTNGVCIENEKFEIWVMEEYGIKESWTKKFVLSNLEVQHYVSYQPLYFLSSGEILLCEDDESIGVYVPKLKRIHEDKFYKGKDCFLVTAHNPSFVSLQDVAKGEELTVLRKSLNSAAAAIADNQNVRVDSCP
- the LOC118047424 gene encoding F-box protein CPR1 isoform X3 → MRKLKKTASVGSKRRTTKPPGSSSVAELPNALIIDILSRLPIKPLLNCKSVCKTWLHLMSDPFFVRLHLERSPTTLLIQKTPFERKESTEMLLVEIVEEDISKPFYIEIISSVSNQYKVLQTFYPEKDKTAAPCLAEIYTVGTGQWRSIGNAPYRLQSLDANAFLHDSIHWIEYRSNSIGFVSAFDFVSEQFKLVPLPPASQIHDGMGRCYPSSVGVIKGCLFMTNGVCIENEKFEIWVMEEYGIKESWTKKFVLSNLEVQHYVSYQPLYFLSSGEILLCEDDESIGVYVPKLKRIHEDKFYKGKDCFLVTAHNPSFVSLQDVAKGEELTVLRKSLNSAAAAIADNQNVRVDSCP